GCCGAGGGGTTCCGTAAGCTCATACTCGCCACGGCCAAGGACATAAGGGTAGTTCTCATAAAGCTCGCCGACAGGCTCCACAACATGCGGACGCTCGAATACCTGCCCGAGGACAGGCAGAAGAGCATAGCCAAGGAGACGTTCGACATATACGCCCCGCTGGCCCACAGGCTCGGCATGAGCTGGGTGACGCAGGAGCTGGAGGACCTTTCCTTTAAATTCCTCAATCCCGGCGAATATCAGAAGCTGGCGAAGCTGATAACCGACAGGAAGGAAGAGTGGGAGCAGCACGTAGACGAGATAAAGGCGCTCATAGCCAATAAGCTCGCAGAGTTCGACATACACGCCGAAGTCACCGGAAGATTCAAGCACGTATACGGCATTTACAGGAAGATGCAGATCCAGAACCTTGAGTTCGACAGCGTCTACGACGTAATCGCCTTCAGGATCATCACAGACTCGCTAAGGGAATGTTACGAGGCGCTCGGAGCCGTTCACTCGGCGTGGAAGCCCGTCCCCGGGAGGTTCAAGGACTACATCGCACTCCCCAAGGGGAACGGCTACCAGTCGCTCCATACTACCGTCATCGGCCCGTTCGGGGAGAGAATGGAGATACAGATAAGGACGAGGGATATGCACACCGTGGCCGAATACGGAGTCGCGTCACACTGGAAATATAAGGAAGGCAGGCTCGACAGCAACGGCAAGTACGATATCTATACGACCCTGAGACATCTTCTCGAATGGAAGGACATAAAGGACCCGACGGAGTACATGGAGGCCATAAAGGGCGAGCTCATATCGGATGTCGTATACGTCTTTACGCCGAGGGGTGATCTGATGGAGCTCCCGAGCGGCGCGACGCCCGTGGACTTTGCCTACGCCGTTCACACCGAGGTCGGGAACAGGTGCATGAGGGCCATGGTGGGCGGGAAGCTCGTGCCCCTCAGTCATCAGTTAAAGACGGGCGACACGGTCGAGATAGTCACCTCGAACGACAAGCACCCGAACAGGGACTGGCTCAAGTTCGTCGTCACGTCGCGGGCGAAGACGAAGATACGCGCCTGGCTCAGGAACGAGGAGAGGACGCAGTCCGAGATAGTCGGCAAGTCCATATGCGAGAGGAAGTTCAAGCAGCACGGGCTCGATTTCGGCGCCATGCTGAAGAACGGCGAGCTTGCGGACGCCCTCGCCGAGTTCAAGCTGAAGGACGAAAAGGAGCTCTACCTCGGAGTCGGCTACGGCAAGATTTCGGCAAACGATTTCTTAAAGAGGGTTCTCCCGACGGACAAGCTCGAAACGCCGCCCGAAAAAAAATCGCGGATGGAGAAGATTATCAGGACGATAACCGGCACGTCCGAGAACGGCGTCCTGATAAACGGCTACAACGACGTCATGATAAGGTTCGCGAATTGCTGCTCGCCGCTCCCGGGCGAGCCGATCACGGGATACATAACCAGGGGGAAGGGCATCACCATCCACAAGAGCGACTGCCCTAGGCTCCTGGACGTGGACGACGCACGGAGGATAGAGGTCGAGTGGGACAAGAACTTCAAGGTCCAGCGCCCGGCGAGAATCGTGGTCAAGTGCGTAGACCGCCCGGGCATTTTGTCGAACATAACGAGCTCGTTCTCGTCTTCGGACGTAAACATCTCCAAGGCCGAGATACATTCTACCGACGTGGACACCGCCGTCGGAACGTTCGACGTCGTCGTCACGGACCTCGACCAGCTCGAGAACGTCATGAAGTCGATAAGACAGGTGGACGGCGTCCGGTCCGTCGAGAGGCTCCTCGAATGGGAAAGGCCGTAAATACCGCCCGTTCCGCACCACCAACGATGCCGGCCGCTGTATCTAACCGTTTATATTGAAAGAACCTTTTTCACCGTTTATACTCAAACCTCAATCATGCTCGGTCTATGGTCGCGGGACGCGAAAGTAAGGAATAAAGCGAAGCAGTCTCTTTCTCAAGCCAAATCGTTATTAAGCAAGAACAAGCCGAAGATAAGCCCGGAAGCCGCGGCCGTCGTGGAGGGCAGGATAACGGCCCTCGAATCGGCGCTTGCGGGCGGGAACACCGAAGAGACAAGGCGGAGGACGGCGGAGCTCGATGGGGCCTCGCACGATTACCTTTCGAAGTTCGCCAAGTCGAAGCTCCGGCAGAACGTCGAGGCGCTCGTACTGGCCGTGGGGCTCGCGCTCATCATAAGGACTTTTCTCTTCCAGCCGTTCAAGATACCGTCTGGCTCGATGATCCCGACCCTCCTCGTTGGCGATCATCTCCTCGTCAACAAGTTCGTATACGGAACGCGGATTCCCCTTACGGGCATAACGGTCATGCCGTTCGAGGAGATAAAGCGCGGCGACGTCATAGTGTTCACCTACCCCAACCCTGAAAAAGACCCGTCCAAGGACGATATGTATTATATCAAGCGCGTCGTCGGCGTCCCGGGGGACAGCATAGACATAAACGGCAGGCAGCTCGTAATAAACGGACAGCCCGTGCCGCTCGAATACGAGGGCGATTACGTCGACGAAAGGAGCGGCGAGAAGCTCGACGAGTACGTCGAGGACCTCTCCGGCCACAAGCACGATGCGATATTCAGGCAGGGTAAAGAGACGACCAACAAGGGGAGCTTCATCCCGGTCGGGGAGGTTCCCGAGGGGCACGTCTTCGTCATGGGCGACAACAGGGACAACAGCCAGGACAGCAGGTTCTGGGGCTTCGTGCCCGTCGAGAACATAGCCGGGAAGGCCATACTCATTCACTGGTCGTGGGATTTCCAGAACCCGGACTTCCTCAACAAAGTAAGGTGGAGCAGGATCCTGCAGGGTATAGAATAAAGACGTTTAAAATCGGCCCGGACGCGAAGGGGGGAGCAACATAAATGAAAAGCTTATCTTCCGTATTCTGGATTCTGGTCGTCGTCATTTTATTCTACGTCGGATTCAAAATCGTCCCCATATACTACAAGGGCATATTCGGCATAAGGGGCGTATGCAAGGAGAACGCCGACGTCTACCACAAATGGGGAAAGAACTACGTCGTAAACGATATCTCCGAGAAGCTGAGAAGGATGGGCATACCGGAGGACAAGAGCGATTTCACTATAGACCGGACGGACGACAGCGTCGTCATATGGATCTACTATACCGACGACGCCAACTTCCTCGACCGTTACACGAAGCACTTCGAGTTCGAGTACGAGTGCGAGGGCGTCCTGAAGTCGGTATATTAGGGATAGGGGGTACACGAGATGGCCGATAAGGTAGTCATGGATTCCGATTCCATAAACCGCACGATATCGAGGATCGTGAACCAGATCCTCGAAAGGAACAACGGGGCCGCCGACGTCGTAATCGTCGGCATAAGGACGAGAGGGATACACATAGCGACCCGCATCGCGAACGAGATAGAGAAGCTCGAAGGCATAAAGCCCGAGATGGGTACGCTCGACATCACGCTTTACAGGGACGATCTCCGGCAGAAGACGGAATGGCCCAAGGTCGAAAGGACCGAGGTGCCGTTCGACCTCGACGACAAGAAGGTAATACTAGTAGACGACGT
The Thermodesulfobacteriota bacterium genome window above contains:
- a CDS encoding bifunctional (p)ppGpp synthetase/guanosine-3',5'-bis(diphosphate) 3'-pyrophosphohydrolase gives rise to the protein MIRLNDIIERVNAYLYLSDADVELLKKAYVYSAKVHAGQTRSSGEPYLSHPLEVSWILAEMKLDVSSIVTGLLHDTVEDTLATPEEIETLFGSEIAFLVDGVTKISQLPYTTKIERQAEGFRKLILATAKDIRVVLIKLADRLHNMRTLEYLPEDRQKSIAKETFDIYAPLAHRLGMSWVTQELEDLSFKFLNPGEYQKLAKLITDRKEEWEQHVDEIKALIANKLAEFDIHAEVTGRFKHVYGIYRKMQIQNLEFDSVYDVIAFRIITDSLRECYEALGAVHSAWKPVPGRFKDYIALPKGNGYQSLHTTVIGPFGERMEIQIRTRDMHTVAEYGVASHWKYKEGRLDSNGKYDIYTTLRHLLEWKDIKDPTEYMEAIKGELISDVVYVFTPRGDLMELPSGATPVDFAYAVHTEVGNRCMRAMVGGKLVPLSHQLKTGDTVEIVTSNDKHPNRDWLKFVVTSRAKTKIRAWLRNEERTQSEIVGKSICERKFKQHGLDFGAMLKNGELADALAEFKLKDEKELYLGVGYGKISANDFLKRVLPTDKLETPPEKKSRMEKIIRTITGTSENGVLINGYNDVMIRFANCCSPLPGEPITGYITRGKGITIHKSDCPRLLDVDDARRIEVEWDKNFKVQRPARIVVKCVDRPGILSNITSSFSSSDVNISKAEIHSTDVDTAVGTFDVVVTDLDQLENVMKSIRQVDGVRSVERLLEWERP
- the lepB gene encoding signal peptidase I; this encodes MLGLWSRDAKVRNKAKQSLSQAKSLLSKNKPKISPEAAAVVEGRITALESALAGGNTEETRRRTAELDGASHDYLSKFAKSKLRQNVEALVLAVGLALIIRTFLFQPFKIPSGSMIPTLLVGDHLLVNKFVYGTRIPLTGITVMPFEEIKRGDVIVFTYPNPEKDPSKDDMYYIKRVVGVPGDSIDINGRQLVINGQPVPLEYEGDYVDERSGEKLDEYVEDLSGHKHDAIFRQGKETTNKGSFIPVGEVPEGHVFVMGDNRDNSQDSRFWGFVPVENIAGKAILIHWSWDFQNPDFLNKVRWSRILQGIE
- the pyrR gene encoding bifunctional pyr operon transcriptional regulator/uracil phosphoribosyltransferase PyrR, whose translation is MADKVVMDSDSINRTISRIVNQILERNNGAADVVIVGIRTRGIHIATRIANEIEKLEGIKPEMGTLDITLYRDDLRQKTEWPKVERTEVPFDLDDKKVILVDDVIFTGRTTRAAIEAIMDFGRPSSIQVVTLIDRGHRELPIQPDYTGLKLNTLSSETVRVHLKEADGKDEVVVVKQ